Part of the Danaus plexippus chromosome 23, MEX_DaPlex, whole genome shotgun sequence genome is shown below.
TGTCCTGCACGTTTTTTTGCAGTACACGTCTTAACGTATAAACAGTGACCATACAACGCATATAGATCCATTCACACGACGATTGTACGGCAGAAAAACGTGTACCGCTTATACGTGTGAATGGATCTATGTGCGTTGTATGGTCACTATTTATACGTTAAGACGTATACTGCAAAAAAACGTGCAGGACAATGCCGTGTGAACGAAGCCTAATATTTAtaggaaatatgttttttgtatatattaggtgtaattttaattaattgacttataattaaaaaaacatacaaaggaTACAGCAAAGGAAGTCACATGGTCTAATACAGtatggaaacaaaaaaaactattagaatgaaattttcataataattatattaacctGCATGATTCATCAAGTTTGATTGGTCCGTGTATCTCTGGTTGAGCTATCACGGGGTCGCTGGTTGCACTGCCGAGGCCAGGGAATGCTCGGTAGAGGCCTTTCACAAGATAGTTACCAAGACATCTTGTGCCCGTTTGATTTCCAAGATACTgtgctgtaataaaaaaaaatgttgttacaatatgtatttctgactttcatttaaaatttgatattaaattgagtaatttattaatcattcaaatataaaaaacatatatatatatatcacaattttatctcatatctaatatttatgacctataatcatatatacattttttagcTTTTATTCTTGTCTTATAAGTCTAGCCGTTTTTAGTGTTTAGCTCTAGGTAAATCGGTAAAACTGATTGCCATCTATTACCACATCCAATACGGATATGAAATACTCGAGATTTCATGTTTAATTACTGTTCGTGTCTTTCGATGTATAATCAAATTCAACTCCTTGTTACGTACTTgcgacatattaaaaaataaatgaacatcgccggggcaacatcgttgtatgaataaaacatatagtGAGTGACATCACTGACTCCGCAGAAAGAACACCAAGcggtgtgaaccagaagattcctgataccacacaagctatggaatgggattgctatcctaacatcggggcaattaTGTAGTCTTaagtataggttataagttataataagtaattcttattataatatacatataagtaaattccgtagtttcctggaacctccggttgccaccccATATAATTCCCTAGTATCAGTACAACTGTTGTGTATTAGTTGTACTTgcttagttttataatatgatgtcAAGTGTGTAGATAGATTTTACTATGAATGGTTCCGTCATTCAGTGTTGCTActagcaataaatatgtaaagattgtaataaaattttattggatacaacaataacttttgataaatttttttatatcaggaATAGAAATTCAATGGCACAAACCATTTCTGAACTTATTAACATCCAACCCAAGGTGAGAGAGCCTCAACAGTTCGTCTTCATTGTTCAAACTGTGGTCGACCGTTAACTGGATCACTCGTAATACACCATTGTCATCAGTTCTGCACAATAACGCACGGGTTTCACCAACATTAGCCACAAAAAGTTTGTTGTGGTGCACCAGTGCCACGACAACTGTGGCCCCACCCGACAAGTGCTGGTCAATTTCCTTCAGacgttttaaaatactgtTGTAATTTTGTgacatctaaaataaatttgagacaacatttttattaactatcaAGTTAATGTAACATTAACAAGTCTGTTTGAAACTTAGCGACGTCATACAAGAATTCTTAAACACTGATTTTAATGAGAAcaatttaatcataattttattcaaggcTCCCAAACAGTCAGACGAAGCAATGCTttgaactgtttttttttctatcatttATATGCAATTCTtcaaatgttacaaaatttgGTTTATCAGAAATAAATAGGTTCTctcatgattttattttaaactagatttatttaggaaattttaataatagccACATGTCTATATACTCCTAGctaaataaaacacacataAGCTACACCTTAAACACACAAACTAAATGATTACCTGTGCATTATGTGTTGTATGTGCATTAAGTATTTGTAATCTATATTGTAGGCTCGTTCTCTCGGCAATCATACCATCGTAATTTTCTATGTATGCTTTTTCTACTGACACAAAGGcatttctgaaataaaacttaaaatatatatatataattcttccCTATCAGcagtttattaagtttattagaaaaattttacatatacgAGTTTGGAAATTGAACTGTTACGTTGGTCTTATAATTGACTGGGTGTggagaatattttatcaaaatattaataattaagaaacaaaCAACTGATATTTAATTCACTTAAATCTctcaatttatgaaatattacttaaCTGTAATATAGTACAAACCTTAATTTTTCCCGGATTTCTTCATCAGTACTGGCCGCGGTGGGTGGTGGGAAAAGCAACTCAGCCGCCATTCGCTGCATAATGAAACGAGCTGCGTCCAACCCATTGTGAGGTTCAAACACTCCATATAGACAGCTGTagataatagtaattatataaataagctctttttaaatgtgtgttcCCTTCTCAGAACTAAGAaggtaaaatttaatcaattatatCAGTGGAAACTGAGATATTCTATCTTTAAAACATCatcatacaaattatatcacctttatatttatgtgaaacgGATTCTTCGTAAGATAACAAACGTTTCAGATCTAAACGTTATCTAaactaaaaatagttttggaaTAATAATCTATCGTTTAGATTTGGTCATTCCATGGACTTTTATTCCAATGCAAGTATTTGTAACCAGAAAGCTTACCATTTAGTTAGATTTATACTCTAAATACTTACGAATTGTCTTCAGTCTGGCAGTAAAAGCAAAGATAATCGTCGTTAGAACTAGCATTCCCATCGAATGGAGACAAATAAGAAGCAACACACGTATTTCGACATTTCGGCAAATCATCGGTCCATGGTCTTGCAATCATTCTCGAATTTATTGCAGAGCAAAACTTATAGTTTCATTTGTTTcactatgtaaaatataattaatctcTTAAgtaccaaaataaataattatatatgacatttaataCTGACAGACGATTTGTATTTCTGACAGCTTTCATAACTTGATATAGCGTTTTGTTATAACActtgaaaagtattttgtgcattatattttagtacgtTGTACACATTCGTGTAgttcctttatttataattatttataaaaaagaccTTTACTTTCTCAAtagtaatttaagtttaaaagtaGTATGGCCTTCCGATACACTACgcgattttaaatattacattttactcAAGCTTTCGATTTCTTTTCACCACCCATTGTCGAAATATTGTCGATTATTGACGAAATGTACATATCAAAGTGTCTCACAGTtccaattgtttttataattcgattatttaaaaaaaattataatatcttaaaaatctgaattcaaaatatattttttttatagagatagttaaataaaaataaatattttaggacATTGGGactgatgtatttttttttagttcatataatattaataacaaataacaatatttattataccaaTGACAGACGTGTCTTAGGTTTTTATCATGATCGTTCCTTATTAACTTTCTAGGCCATTTCCGAAAtacactataaataaaaaagtttagatATTGTTATTTCTTCTCATGAGATTAGTTAGATGAGGTTGAAAGTTTGAAACACGCAGATAATATTTACAGGTTAGCTTTTGAGgtaattacataaaacttaatgttttaaatctatataatgaaaaaatgttttgaaggTGGTTTTTCGATTAGGTATTTTATAACAGGACGcagaagtaataaaaaagtagaCTGTCATGGATTAAGACAATTTAAGAGCTCATGAAGTGTTGATTaagaatttttgtaattagcgaagtttgtttttataagaattgtttctaataaaaagtttttaacttGAATAATTCCAGCTGTAAGGTTCTTTTCAACAAAACATACACATTATTTATCAAGTGAAAACTTTGTAAGAAGCTTTGAGCATTTTGGATGCTTAAGAATCACGTCTCTATATTctaagtacatataaaaagaatttgatctaagactttcgcgagtattcatttaaatgaaacaaatattttcggtTTCCGAAAAAagttgctatatctgtgggaaggcagttggaactgctaagtaTTTGgtggtgggatgtaaggtactcctggatagcggtctatactcgcgtcgtcacgatagggttctggaaatcatacgtgaagcggttagtctttcggtagaaAGAGCGCAAATGGAATTAACCATAAACGAGCGattaataggttttgtgagtgAAGCCACTAGGGCtgcaaaatcaaacgtcaagccttactctatccttaaagtggcttcggattggactataattatggatacgtatgagaaacaatacaaaatccccgaggatatttgtgcgtcggcctccagaccagatatatttatgtattcttgaattttaaagcgccctgtgataatagagcttacggttccttgggaaaacAACTTCCCCagagaccatgccatcaatatcaataaatatttcgagCTCACAAatgaactcactcgaaataggttcgtcgtggatttgtacgcagTAGAAGTGGGAGTGAGACGTATAAGGGCAAAATCTCtgtacaacctactaaaagacttgggccctgtccagaactaatatcaattcattcttggaacgtacttcgaaggcagctctagtaggttctttttaaatttggctAGGTAGAGACAGGAACTTGGACGGTGgaagtgagcgtttaacgcgcgatAGATAGGAGTCcctaaacctacacctgggtcgcaaatcCCAGGCACCGTTgaaatccattgaatgctaagaggtttcgtctcttttatacatactcccgacgtttcggctaCCTTGCAGCAAGGTGTCATCTAGTCTGCCCGTCcagagtatgtagtttttaaaaataataaaacaacgcgtagtaatccgaaaatgttagtttcgtttatataaaaaagcaatTAGTTACGTTATAAGGTGCGAaatggtttaaataaaaatttaagtaaaaaattatcatacaataattttaatctcttCTTAGTGGTTTGGAGACTCATTATTCTGATGTTATGAAGGGCTTAAACAAATTGTTgttgaaaaattgttaaaaagtttCTGTAATCTCAAatcatattatgaatttttagaaaaatatacattgtcGAAATATCTAtttcttcaaatattattaacaaagtagcaaatattgtattatttacttctaaacaaagtaaataaattcagtATCATGACATAAATTTAACGTCAAAAAGTAGGCTTTGAAGCTTACTTAATGTAGTGTTTGTTTTTTAGCCGAATCGTAAACTCATTTTGTCTGAACACTAAGATggcaaaaaacaaaaaaatggtaaatgaaactaaaacgctttcttaaatttaataacattttttaggTGGTTTAGTTGGTAGTTGTGTCAAATATGGTATaaccatatattaatattatacgtatCTATCTAATTTAACAATGCATTGTACTGAagataaaagattattaacaataagtcTACTTCTCGTGCtcgctataaaattattataaagtcagGAAGTTAATCATAACACagcgattttattattacgataTATTTGCTTCAATTCTAAACTGTTCCAAATTATTGTCGGATATTATTACAGTTTTGCCATTCCAGCAAATCTACGATAAACATGAACTTGTACAATATGTTCTTGACTCGCTCcaattatagttaaaatacaGTTTGGCTTTGACGAACGCGGCGATATATGACttctttgttaaatatatatatatataccaat
Proteins encoded:
- the LOC116774838 gene encoding TGF-beta-activated kinase 1 and MAP3K7-binding protein 1-like, with protein sequence MIARPWTDDLPKCRNTCVASYLSPFDGNASSNDDYLCFYCQTEDNSCLYGVFEPHNGLDAARFIMQRMAAELLFPPPTAASTDEEIREKLRNAFVSVEKAYIENYDGMIAERTSLQYRLQILNAHTTHNAQMSQNYNSILKRLKEIDQHLSGGATVVVALVHHNKLFVANVGETRALLCRTDDNGVLRVIQLTVDHSLNNEDELLRLSHLGLDVNKFRNAQYLGNQTGTRCLGNYLVKGLYRAFPGLGSATSDPVIAQPEIHGPIKLDESCRFLVLVTAGVYKRLQEVKGGIEQTNKQLSQLVVENFRKELDFNKISQSVLEEIEEEFLSYCINNNLTPKSNTHVTLLIRNFNFLPPIPQRETNTVQKQNAVRFNPIVQSKSNTLLNEIDSELYSSGTNDMGTNDSNIDTNRSIESSSDIYPSRPYEKDKRIKGYVDFSCYYENVAKARKNGTLPSFIN